Sequence from the Flavobacterium sp. TR2 genome:
AGGATTTGCTACATTAGCAACTCCTTCTGCTAAAAAAGTTTTAGCTGAAAACCTAAAACAAAGAGCACACAAAGAAGCTAAAATTGTTGCTGATGCTAAAGCATTAGCTGAAACTTTAAAAGCTCTTGAAATTAAACTTACTGCAAAAGCTGGTGGAGAGAAACTTTTTGGTTCTATCACAAACATTGATATCGCTGAAGCTTTAGAGAAATCTGGAAATGCTATCGATAGAAAATTCATCACTAGCGGTGTTGTAAAACGTATTGGAAAATACAATGCTACAGTTCGTTTACACAGAGATGTTATCGTTGACTTAGCTTACGAAATTGTTGCTGAAAAGTAATAGTTTGTAAATCTATATAAGAATCCCGATGAAAATCGGGATTTTTTTTTACAATAAAAATAATTAGTCTTTAAGCGTTTAATTTTCTGTATGGTTAAGGCTTAAAGCGTAAAGCACAAAACAAAATGAAATACGCAAGATTGACAAAAGAGCAATTTGATGAATTGCACGCTGAATTTGCAAGTTTTTTGGCCACACAAGCAATAGATAGAAAAGAATGGGAGGAGCTAAAGGTTAATAAGCCAGAAGTTGCTGAGCAAGAACTCGATGTTTTTTCTGATTTGATTTGGGAAGGAGTATTGACGAGAGCAGAATACTTAGAACATTTTTCTAAAAATCATATATTTCTATTTCATTGTTTTGATACTTATATTAAATCGATTGTTTTGAAATCATTTTCTCCAGAGGTTGATTTTTTGACTAAAGATGGGCTTCAATGGTTGAGTGATAATATGTTTACGGATAATATAGAAATGAAAGTTGGGAAGAAGGTTTTTACAGAGGAACGAAATGCTTCGATTTTTGAATTGATCCAACAAGGGGCTTTTTTAAGTGATGGTCAGTTATTTAATCAAATTAATACAATTATTGAGTCTTAATTATATTTTTAAAGATTTCAAAAAGGCAAACAGTTGAATATTAATTGTTTGCCTTTTTTTGTTGCTTTTTAACTTTTGTTTAATCTTTTTGATGGTTTTATCCCCGTATTTCTACGTGGTTTTTTAAATATTTTTCAATTTATTCCTTGCATTTAAGTTTTTTGTCAAAGAAACATACTTTTAGTCTTTATTAATGATGGTTTTGTCGAAATATTTCTCTTTTATGTAGGAATATACTTCTTTTTTATTGATTTAACATATTTTGTTTGATATTTTGGTTAAGTAATAAAAGGCAGTAAAATTATGTTAAAAGTAGCGTTTTTTCTGATGTTTTTCTATGTGTACAATTTTTAAATTAAAGTTTTAAGAATAAATTATAAGAATTTTAGGCTTGTTTTATGTTTTTGTTTTTCCTAATTTTAGGTAACAAAAGTTAAACAAAGTTTTTCTTTTGTGTTTCTGCAATAATAGATCATTATTTTATTGTTGAGATTGAATTAGAAAAATTATATAATAACTTAATAAGTCTGTGTATGGAATTGACAATTACTTTCTTTATCAAATTTACTTTAGTTGTTTACTTTATTTCGGCTTTATATTTTATTCTATTAAGCTTACTTCGTCTCAGCGATAAATTTAATCGCGATACAATATTTCATTTTTTTTTAAAAGGTTTGCATTTTAGTTTGCTTTCTTGTAATTACCCCATTCGGCGGGCAGATTACAGAGAGCAATAATTTTGTTGGATATAAATAAATTCAAGTTAGCCTTTGCAGCTATGATTTTAGGAAAGAGTAATCAACTTTCTCTAAACAAATGAATTTACATATATAAAAAGAATCCCCAGTTCTACTTCAACTAAAAATTTTCATTATGAAAATTAGACCTGCAACAAATCACTCCTCTTGGAAAACTGACTACAATCATTTTTCCTCAAAAAAAGCGGAACAAATTTTATCTCAGAGAGATCAAGTTTGTTCTCCGGCATATTTCGGTATGTCGAATTCAACATAATTTTTTTTATTAAAACAAAATTTAGAGGTTTTTTTTAAACCACTAAGAATTGTTTTAACTGTTTGATTTTTAATTGATTGTTTAATTGCGTAGGTGCGTGCACTTACTGCAAGAGGTGTTTTATTGTCCATTTTCTAATCTTCCAAATTATGAAAAAAAAATTTACTTTTTGTGATCTCTTTCAAAAGAGATTATTGGGACTTTTAACTTTATTCTTTATATGCACTAATGTATTCTCTCAGACTATTTGTAGACCTGTGTCTCAAACAAATAGTGCAGGGGGAGGACTTTTGTGTATTGGAGTAGATGTTAATAGTCCAGCCAATGCTTATGATAGTGCTGGCTTATCTACTTACGCAACACTAACAAACGGTGTCGGATTGTTAGGATGTGTTGCCGAAGAGACAATGACTTTAAACCAAACGGCTCGGGCTGGTGACCAAATTGCTATTTATTTTGGCACAGGTAATGGCTTGCTTGATTTAAGTTTATTGTCAAATGCTTCAATACAAGCTAAAAATTCTGGGGTAAATGTAGGTTCAAGTGTGGCTTTAAACAGTCCGCTTTTGAATTTAAATTTATTAAGCGGCAATACTGTTGCTGTTGCAAAGTTTCCCGTAACGGGCGATACCAACCAAATTCAAATTCAGGTTGGAGGTTTGGTAAGTCTTTTGGTAAACTTAAGAGTTTATGATGTTAGATTAGAATTTGCGCAGCCAACCGTAACGGGAGGTTTAACACAGACTGTTTGTGCAGGAGTTCCAACAACTCTTACTGCAACACCTGCAGCTGGCACTACGCTGGCCTGGTATAGTTCTGAATTTTCTACAACAGCTTTAGCGGTAGGAAATACTTATACCACTCCTGCTTTAACAGCAAATACAACATATTATATAGGAATAACTAGAGCAGCAGGATGCGAAGGAAATGTTCGCGTGCCTGTTGTTTTAAATGTTTCTAATCCGGTTGCACCGGCAATTAGCAACACTGGTCTTACGGTGTGTTCTACAGGAGCTACACAGCAGACTACTTTATCGGTTGTAAATCCTGTACCAGGAACGACTTATTCATGGTATTCGGCTTCGACAGGCGGTCCTGCATTGGCGACTGGTACAACGTATTCTCCAACTGTTCCTTTAGGAACTACTCCATTTTTTGTAGAAGCTTCTATTGGAAGCTGTATCAGCAATAGAATACAGACGAATGTTGTTTCTACAGCAGTTCCGACTACGCCTACAGTTCTTACTCAAAGTGTAACAATACAATCAGGCCAGAACGCAACTTTAAGCGCTTCAACTCCCGATGCAGGTGCGCAATTAAATTGGTACGAAACGGCTGCTGGAGGAAATGCAGTTGCGACAAATACAGCTAATTTTACGACTCCAATTTTAACCGCTACCAAAACCTATTATGTAGAAGCACAAAGTTCAAATGGAAATTGTGTTAGCGCAACGAGAGTTCCTGTGACTGTTACAGTCCAGCCAGCCTCTTTAATGGGCTGTCTTGAAGCAGGAAGCCAGCAGGTTTCCCAAGTAGGGGTATGTTTATTGTGTAGTGCTACAAATCCGAATTTTTCTGTAGACGGAAATCCTGCAACTGCAACAAGACTTACTATTCCTGCTAATGTTTTAGGATCTATGCAGCAAACATTGCAATTTGCTAATCCGGGAAAAGCTGGAGATATTGTTGATGTTGAGTTAGATTTACCGGGTGGTTTAGCCGATGTTCAGCTATTGAGTGCAGTCAGTCTGGCAACTTATAACGGTGCAACTTATAATAATGATAGAGTTGCGATTAGCAACCCTCTTATTACTTTACAACTATTAAGTGGTACTCGATATAGAGCAAGTGTTACGGCAGGAGCCAATTTTGATCGCGTAGAAGTTCGTCTAGGCGGTGTGGCAGGTCTTTTAACTAATTTAGATATTTATCAGGCATCCTACAGATATAAAGCTCCCGCTGTTTCTGGAAATACAACTATTTGCAGCGGAACAACCACAACTTTAACTGCTGCGCTTGCGGTAGGAGAAACAGTTAACTGGTATAATGTGGCGACAGGCGGAACTTCTTTGGCGTCAACAGCATCTTTTACAACGCCAGCTTTAACAGCACCAGCGACTTATTATCTAGAAGTGACAAGAAATGGTTGTGTGAATAGCGTAAGATCTTCGGTTGAGGTATTAATTGATAATCCTGTTGCACCAGCTGTTACGCCAACTCCAGTGAATCTTTGTGCCGGACAAACATCTACTATTACGGTGCAGGCGCCAGTGGCTGGAACTACTTATAATTGGTATGATACAGGCGGGAATTTAGTATTTACAGGCAATGTCTTTACAACTCCAGCATTGAACGCAACAACAGATTATTTTGTAGAAGGGGTAATAGGAAATTGTTCGAGTCCAACTCGCGCTCAAGTTACGCTTAATGTGAGCCCACTGCCTGCAGCACCTACAGTAGCATCGTCAACAGTAGTTATTCAGTCAGGACAAGTAGTGACTTTACAAGTTTCTAATCCTGTTCCTCAAATTGCTTATGACTGGTACGATGTGCCAACTGGTGGAGGAGCTCTCGTAACTAATAGTCCTAGTTATACGCCATCACCAGCATTAACTGCAGACAAAACATTTTATGTTGCTGCAAGAAATAATTCTGATTGTTTAAGCAGTGTTAGAACAGCAATTAATGTTGTTGTAACACCTCCAGCGGCAATTACTTCTTGCTTGAGACCTTTTCAGCAGACAATTTTTACAAATGGATTATGTATTGGCTGTTCGGCTGTTTTAGGCACAGAAGGAAATTCTATAGATAATGATTTTGATACTGCAACAACTCTTCGAAATGTAGTTGGAGTAGGAGCTTATATACAGCAAAAACTTGATTTTTCGAATTTTGGATTTGCAGGAGATATTATTGAAGTAGAACTTGGCTTGCCAACTGGGGTTTTAGATATTGGTGCTCTTTCTTATATTTCTTTAGAAAGTTATAATGGAGGTACAAATAATGGTGACGGAGGTTCTATCAATAGTCTTTTAAATGTGCAGCTTTTAGGCGGAAATCGTTTTAGAGCTAGTTTTGTTGCTGGGAATAGTTTTTCTGGAGTTCAAGTACGTTTAGGCGGGGTTGCATCAGTTTTAAGCGAATTGGATATTTATGGGGCTTCATTTAAATATAAAGCGGCAACTATTACGGGTATATCACCTGCAATTTGTTCTGGACAATCGGCAACATTAACGGCAACTACTACAGCAGGAGATACAATTAGCTGGTTTGCTGATGCGAGCGGCGGAACTGCTTTAGCAACAAACACCAATACTTACAATACTGGTGCTTTGACAGCTGAAACAACTTATTACGTAGAATCTGTAAGAGGAATATGTGTAAATAGCGTTCGTCAGCCGGTTACGGTTCCTGTTTTACAAATTCCTACAGATGCAAATATTGTAATAGCAA
This genomic interval carries:
- a CDS encoding DUF6495 family protein; translation: MKYARLTKEQFDELHAEFASFLATQAIDRKEWEELKVNKPEVAEQELDVFSDLIWEGVLTRAEYLEHFSKNHIFLFHCFDTYIKSIVLKSFSPEVDFLTKDGLQWLSDNMFTDNIEMKVGKKVFTEERNASIFELIQQGAFLSDGQLFNQINTIIES
- the rplI gene encoding 50S ribosomal protein L9, which produces MEIILKQDVQNLGFKDDVVSVKPGYGRNFLIPQGFATLATPSAKKVLAENLKQRAHKEAKIVADAKALAETLKALEIKLTAKAGGEKLFGSITNIDIAEALEKSGNAIDRKFITSGVVKRIGKYNATVRLHRDVIVDLAYEIVAEK